A stretch of the Sphingobacterium thalpophilum genome encodes the following:
- a CDS encoding DUF3885 domain-containing protein, with protein sequence MIVNNVDFEIAFTNAFGDLNRVSLSSIHDNRLRFELAGDLEETQSRIREAIERSTDILTYCFKNREVLLRILLWDDNAVELLEKIINGTDHQAERTRDLESECDMLYVKMKKYDEFIGNYIKELIIHHDMAIEPSANMTCYYINFEIPVVINIYDDRGMDVFSANFEFINDLRLNFLKWIL encoded by the coding sequence ATGATAGTTAATAATGTAGATTTTGAAATCGCTTTTACCAATGCTTTTGGTGATTTGAATCGTGTATCCTTATCTTCTATACATGATAATAGATTAAGATTTGAGTTGGCAGGAGATTTGGAAGAAACGCAAAGCAGAATAAGGGAAGCAATTGAGAGAAGTACCGATATTTTAACGTATTGTTTTAAAAATAGAGAAGTGTTGTTGCGTATCCTATTGTGGGATGATAACGCTGTCGAATTATTGGAAAAAATAATAAATGGAACAGATCACCAAGCAGAAAGGACAAGGGACTTAGAGTCGGAGTGTGATATGTTATACGTTAAAATGAAAAAATATGACGAATTTATAGGGAATTACATAAAGGAATTGATAATTCATCATGATATGGCAATAGAGCCTTCTGCTAATATGACGTGCTATTATATAAATTTTGAAATCCCGGTTGTCATTAATATTTATGATGATCGTGGGATGGATGTTTTTTCTGCTAATTTTGAATTTATTAATGATTTACGTTTGAATTTCCTAAAATGGATTTTGTGA
- the istB gene encoding IS21-like element helper ATPase IstB has product MNIETQMRALRLHGMERNWKALNETRRSTELSLSEGLSLLLQAESDERDEKRFERLKQNAGFRYQASIEEINMVATRGLDKGLITTLATGEYIKKGDPILISGATGCGKSFLSSALGHHACAQGYKVLYFNLQKLLLKTKMARLEGTLHKLMDRISKTDLLIVDDFGLVNLDQQQRLDLMEIIEDRHAKASTIIASQLPVASWYDVIGEDTIADAILDRLIHGSYRIELKGESLRKKK; this is encoded by the coding sequence ATGAATATTGAAACACAGATGAGAGCGTTGCGCTTACATGGTATGGAGCGTAACTGGAAAGCATTGAATGAAACCCGCCGCAGTACAGAACTCTCCCTTTCCGAAGGACTGTCCCTATTGCTTCAGGCAGAATCAGATGAACGGGATGAAAAAAGGTTTGAGCGCCTCAAACAGAATGCCGGGTTCCGCTATCAGGCTTCCATAGAAGAAATAAACATGGTCGCTACCAGAGGTTTGGACAAGGGATTGATCACTACGCTGGCTACCGGCGAATACATCAAAAAAGGAGATCCGATACTCATCAGCGGTGCTACCGGCTGTGGGAAGAGCTTCCTCTCTTCGGCATTGGGCCATCATGCCTGTGCGCAGGGGTATAAAGTCCTGTACTTTAATCTGCAAAAACTACTTCTAAAAACTAAAATGGCCCGCCTGGAAGGTACACTGCACAAGCTGATGGACAGGATATCAAAAACAGACCTACTTATTGTCGATGACTTCGGCCTGGTAAATCTGGACCAGCAGCAAAGGCTGGATCTGATGGAAATAATCGAAGATAGACACGCTAAGGCCTCGACAATAATTGCCAGTCAGTTACCTGTGGCCAGTTGGTATGATGTAATCGGTGAAGATACAATTGCAGACGCAATACTCGATAGACTGATCCATGGATCTTACAGAATCGAACTTAAAGGCGAAAGTCTAAGAAAAAAGAAGTAA
- a CDS encoding cysteine desulfurase family protein has protein sequence MQNNFIYLDNNATTPLDPRVLEEMMPYLTDMFGNASSSHMMGKKLSEIVKEKRRQIGDLIDVNEEDVYFTAGATEGINLVLQGLPAGERVKNHIITVQTEHPAVLDTCRYLENTGVEVTYLSVNNDGLIDFDELEEAFKETTVLVCVMHVNNETGVIQDIERIAELAHEHGALFMSDGTQSVGKLPIQASSFIDILTFSGHKFYGPKGIGAVYLNPRLKIRSLVYGGGHERGLRSGTLNVPGIVGMAKAAEIAMSQMSEDNKRIGMMRDVLERELLAIEGSKLNGSREHRIYTTSNIRFDEVDNEALLLGLRDICVSNGSACHSFVMEPSHVLQAMGLTKDQANNSIRFSLGRFNTAEQIKQTVEAVKQIITRLRAMAF, from the coding sequence ATGCAAAACAACTTTATTTATCTCGATAATAATGCAACCACTCCATTGGACCCAAGGGTTCTTGAGGAGATGATGCCTTATTTGACCGATATGTTTGGCAATGCATCGAGTAGCCACATGATGGGTAAGAAGCTGAGTGAAATAGTAAAAGAAAAACGCAGGCAGATAGGGGACCTTATAGATGTCAATGAAGAAGATGTTTACTTCACGGCTGGTGCAACGGAGGGTATCAATCTAGTATTACAGGGACTGCCGGCTGGGGAACGGGTAAAGAACCATATTATAACGGTACAGACTGAACACCCTGCTGTTTTGGATACTTGTCGTTATCTTGAAAATACAGGAGTTGAGGTTACATACCTTTCAGTTAATAACGATGGGCTGATTGATTTCGACGAACTTGAAGAGGCGTTTAAAGAAACTACGGTTTTAGTCTGTGTGATGCATGTCAACAACGAGACCGGCGTCATTCAGGATATTGAACGAATTGCTGAGCTTGCACATGAGCATGGCGCTTTATTCATGAGCGATGGCACCCAGTCGGTTGGAAAGTTACCAATTCAAGCAAGTTCTTTTATCGATATCCTAACGTTTTCAGGTCACAAATTCTACGGCCCTAAAGGAATTGGTGCCGTCTATTTAAATCCACGCTTAAAGATCAGGTCTCTTGTATACGGTGGGGGGCATGAAAGAGGTTTGAGAAGTGGTACGCTTAATGTCCCGGGGATTGTCGGTATGGCAAAGGCAGCGGAGATAGCAATGTCGCAGATGAGTGAGGACAATAAGCGAATCGGAATGATGCGCGATGTATTAGAGCGAGAGCTGCTGGCAATTGAAGGTTCAAAATTAAATGGATCAAGAGAACATCGAATCTATACGACAAGTAATATTCGTTTTGATGAAGTTGACAATGAAGCGCTATTACTTGGGTTAAGGGATATCTGTGTGTCTAATGGTTCAGCATGTCATTCTTTTGTGATGGAACCTTCGCATGTGCTGCAGGCTATGGGCTTGACTAAGGATCAAGCAAACAACTCTATACGGTTTAGCCTTGGACGGTTCAATACCGCGGAACAAATAAAACAAACCGTAGAAGCGGTTAAACAGATCATAACTCGATTGCGGGCAATGGCTTTCTAA
- a CDS encoding ATP-binding protein, whose protein sequence is MQVYSYSPSVNIIRDRDRELNYIKTLNGQHAFEQIVSSANLGYRTFAIIGAYGTGKSTFLWALANAVQKENKFFDHFDYFIQGYTKYITLDLIGEYSSFQESFAEKLQCEPKNVIISLKQYTKSLKEEGTALIIRIDEFGKFLEYAAKHNPEKSFYFIQELSEFVNDDSGNTIMLTTLHQDFSAYAYHLSEAQRKEWQKVKGRFREIPFNVPSEQLLLIAAERLKDQTHNYDHAHISELADIIVQSNAFPSNEYFSLDIIRALYPLELLSGSILTMALQRYGQNDRSLFTFLDGEDYRGIQHFLKEGNNIFYGLENVYDYLIYHYSQQLLVKQNRDFQIWRLIHDNIEKAEGIFTGVQLAKCVSLIKIIGLLQLFSRKSMSIGSEFLSAYTKIVLGYESITDEIKRLTNLSIIRYRDKSKKFVLVEETDVDIDWEIEHAKKFTSDIRSIGSYLADHIELPSVLAKRALLEKGTPRYFAFRFSDEPLTLKPEGEIDGFINLVFSASELENTRALSADQEEAILYIVYKNSKEIHHNITLVEQIKYARAKHGDDNIAKKEFTVQLEQSLELLKDMVLDVLYKIDPNEVSIFFNGIDYAEKINTWRELNGLLSAVVDKVYFGAPVFKNEMVNKTKLSSPILTARKALFNIICDNLGEKDFAFNPSLYPPEKTIYYSLLKSNGFYAKGEFGVYELTSPTSEGFRRMWEMFLAFLDEARVSKISLQEFVDRLLDRPFKLKKGLIDFVLPLFLLVKQSDFSIFNKDGFIPQLNANILDLIVKNPADFSIKSFSATGIHLSVFNKYRELLSQNKVEKSSNTGFIEMIRPFLSFYIQLPEYAKKTNKLTKEVLNLRKAIAESTDPEKTFFEDFPGALGYTLKELDDSPQKLERFFVELRQSITDIRSSFSGLVQRFEEFVLEEIVGGDSILEFADWKKIIQDRFIGLKPYLVSPHLRVFLQRLNSNLDDKTTFLSSLSHSIIGKQLEEINDEEEVVLFVKFKEWVHELENFTEIEDKVANDYIHDAVKIEITSLKEGLNKQVLSIPKSKQKEVEKKRTEFSQYLTNDRELNIFILAKLLKDQMD, encoded by the coding sequence ATGCAGGTTTATAGTTATTCTCCTTCTGTCAATATTATCCGTGACAGAGACCGCGAATTGAATTATATAAAAACGTTAAACGGACAACATGCATTTGAGCAAATAGTCAGTTCTGCTAATTTAGGATATCGAACGTTCGCTATTATTGGAGCATACGGTACGGGTAAATCTACTTTTTTATGGGCTCTGGCGAATGCGGTGCAAAAAGAAAATAAGTTTTTTGATCATTTTGACTACTTTATTCAAGGATATACAAAATACATAACTCTGGATCTTATTGGTGAATACTCGTCTTTCCAGGAAAGTTTTGCGGAAAAGTTGCAATGTGAGCCCAAAAATGTAATTATATCATTAAAGCAATATACCAAGAGCTTAAAAGAAGAAGGTACGGCTCTGATCATTAGAATTGATGAGTTTGGTAAGTTTTTAGAGTATGCAGCTAAGCACAATCCTGAGAAAAGCTTCTATTTTATACAAGAGTTGTCCGAATTTGTCAATGACGATAGTGGGAATACTATTATGCTTACTACGTTGCATCAAGACTTTTCAGCTTATGCATATCATTTAAGTGAAGCACAAAGGAAGGAGTGGCAAAAAGTTAAAGGACGATTTCGAGAAATACCTTTTAACGTTCCTTCTGAACAATTATTGTTAATTGCTGCGGAACGATTAAAAGATCAAACACATAACTATGATCATGCGCACATTTCGGAATTGGCTGATATAATTGTGCAATCTAATGCGTTTCCATCTAATGAGTATTTCTCGTTAGATATAATTAGAGCATTATACCCTCTTGAATTATTATCCGGTAGTATATTAACAATGGCTCTTCAGCGTTACGGTCAAAATGACCGTTCTCTTTTTACATTTTTAGACGGAGAGGATTATAGAGGTATCCAACATTTTCTGAAAGAGGGGAATAATATTTTCTATGGTCTTGAAAATGTATATGATTACTTAATTTATCACTATAGCCAGCAACTTCTTGTTAAACAAAACCGTGATTTTCAAATATGGCGTTTAATCCATGATAATATTGAGAAAGCCGAGGGAATTTTTACAGGAGTGCAATTAGCTAAATGTGTTTCTCTAATTAAAATTATCGGCTTATTACAGTTATTTTCTCGTAAATCGATGTCAATTGGTAGCGAGTTCCTATCTGCTTATACCAAGATCGTATTAGGTTATGAATCTATTACAGATGAAATAAAGCGTCTGACTAATCTTAGTATAATACGTTATCGAGATAAGAGCAAGAAATTTGTGCTTGTTGAGGAAACCGATGTAGATATTGATTGGGAGATCGAGCATGCTAAGAAATTTACTTCAGACATCAGAAGCATAGGGTCTTACTTGGCTGATCACATAGAACTTCCATCCGTTTTAGCGAAGCGAGCTCTGCTTGAAAAAGGAACTCCTCGATATTTTGCATTTAGATTTTCAGATGAACCGTTAACTTTAAAACCAGAGGGAGAAATAGACGGGTTTATCAATCTTGTGTTTTCAGCTTCTGAGCTTGAAAATACTCGTGCATTAAGCGCTGACCAAGAGGAGGCAATTCTCTATATAGTATATAAAAATTCAAAGGAAATTCACCACAATATTACACTGGTAGAGCAGATTAAGTACGCTCGTGCGAAGCACGGTGATGATAATATTGCAAAAAAAGAGTTTACAGTTCAATTGGAACAATCTTTAGAGCTGTTGAAAGACATGGTTTTAGATGTGCTCTATAAAATTGACCCTAACGAAGTGAGTATCTTCTTTAATGGAATTGACTATGCGGAGAAAATCAACACGTGGCGAGAGCTTAATGGATTATTAAGTGCGGTTGTCGATAAAGTTTATTTCGGTGCACCTGTTTTTAAAAACGAGATGGTGAATAAGACAAAGTTGTCTTCGCCAATTCTCACTGCTAGAAAAGCTCTATTTAATATAATTTGTGATAATTTAGGAGAGAAGGATTTTGCTTTTAATCCTAGTCTTTATCCGCCAGAGAAAACCATATATTATTCATTATTAAAAAGTAATGGCTTTTATGCTAAGGGCGAATTTGGAGTTTATGAATTGACTTCGCCCACTTCCGAAGGTTTTCGACGAATGTGGGAAATGTTTTTGGCATTTTTAGATGAAGCAAGGGTGTCAAAGATCAGTCTCCAAGAGTTTGTCGACAGACTATTGGATCGCCCATTTAAGTTAAAAAAAGGACTGATTGATTTTGTTTTACCGTTATTCCTGCTTGTAAAACAGTCCGACTTTTCAATTTTCAATAAAGATGGATTTATTCCGCAATTAAATGCAAATATTCTTGATTTGATTGTCAAGAATCCAGCCGACTTTTCGATAAAATCATTTTCTGCGACCGGAATCCATTTGTCGGTTTTTAATAAGTATCGTGAATTACTGAGCCAGAATAAGGTTGAGAAGAGCTCCAATACTGGGTTTATAGAAATGATTCGACCATTTTTATCCTTTTATATACAACTTCCGGAATATGCAAAAAAGACAAATAAGTTAACGAAAGAAGTTTTAAACTTGCGAAAGGCTATAGCGGAGTCTACAGACCCAGAGAAAACATTTTTTGAAGATTTTCCAGGTGCTTTGGGATATACGTTAAAAGAGCTGGACGATAGCCCACAAAAATTAGAGCGTTTCTTTGTCGAACTACGTCAGTCGATTACCGATATCCGATCTTCCTTTAGCGGATTGGTTCAACGTTTTGAAGAATTCGTACTGGAAGAGATTGTGGGGGGAGATTCTATTCTGGAATTTGCAGATTGGAAAAAAATTATTCAAGATCGATTCATCGGTTTGAAGCCCTATCTTGTCTCGCCACATCTGAGAGTGTTTTTACAACGGTTAAATTCAAATTTGGACGATAAGACAACTTTTCTTAGTTCTTTATCTCACTCGATTATTGGCAAACAACTGGAAGAAATTAATGATGAAGAGGAAGTTGTGCTTTTTGTCAAATTCAAAGAGTGGGTGCATGAATTAGAGAATTTTACTGAAATTGAAGATAAAGTTGCTAATGACTACATTCACGATGCAGTAAAAATTGAAATTACGAGTTTAAAAGAAGGGCTAAATAAGCAGGTACTAAGCATTCCCAAATCGAAGCAGAAAGAAGTCGAGAAGAAAAGAACGGAATTTAGTCAATATTTGACAAATGATCGGGAATTGAATATATTTATATTGGCAAAATTATTAAAGGATCAAATGGATTGA
- a CDS encoding DUF4007 family protein, whose product MAKLSFSGHETFSCKIYWLKKGYDFVQAGKRFTDDDAVVDLGVGKNMVTSIRFWLKAFGIIDETDRTTEFADFIFGDNGVDPYLEDTMTLWLLHYHLLKVEKASIYSLVFNVFRRERGEFTKPRLLTFLKRQMEDAKAVFSDKTLDSDIKVFFGNYTRFGSNDMEDAYGTILQELNLIDHYERMDTQNKLIDVYVFNMKYRSVPLEALLYSILDNEKYGTSISINQLANDYNSVGNVFMMTESAIIDYLRNIPAEYGTYSETAGNPVLQLAPSLEKYQLLRNYYNLAYAGL is encoded by the coding sequence ATGGCAAAATTATCATTTTCAGGACACGAGACTTTTTCGTGTAAAATATACTGGCTAAAAAAAGGCTATGACTTTGTGCAGGCCGGCAAAAGATTTACCGACGACGATGCGGTGGTGGATCTCGGTGTCGGTAAGAACATGGTCACGTCCATTCGTTTTTGGCTTAAAGCTTTTGGTATTATTGACGAAACGGACCGTACCACAGAGTTTGCGGACTTTATATTTGGAGACAACGGAGTGGATCCATATCTTGAAGATACGATGACCCTATGGTTATTACATTACCACTTGTTAAAGGTCGAGAAAGCATCTATTTATTCATTAGTTTTTAATGTATTTAGGAGGGAAAGAGGGGAGTTTACGAAGCCTCGTTTGCTTACATTTTTAAAGCGGCAAATGGAAGATGCAAAAGCAGTGTTTAGCGATAAAACACTTGATTCCGATATTAAAGTTTTTTTCGGTAATTATACGAGGTTTGGTAGTAATGATATGGAGGACGCTTATGGTACTATTCTACAGGAGCTGAATTTGATTGATCATTATGAGAGGATGGATACCCAAAATAAGTTAATAGATGTGTATGTGTTTAATATGAAGTATAGAAGTGTCCCACTGGAGGCTCTCCTATATTCGATTTTAGATAATGAAAAATACGGTACTTCAATTAGTATAAATCAATTGGCAAATGACTATAACTCGGTAGGAAATGTGTTTATGATGACTGAAAGTGCTATAATTGACTATTTACGCAATATTCCTGCGGAATATGGAACATACTCTGAAACTGCTGGGAATCCAGTGCTACAATTGGCTCCGAGCTTGGAAAAGTACCAATTATTAAGAAACTACTACAATTTGGCTTATGCAGGTTTATAG
- a CDS encoding phosphoadenosine phosphosulfate reductase, translated as MATTKRVRHVLGISGGKDSAALAIYMKNNYPELDIEYYTADTGKELEETYQLIRNLEVYLGKRIIKLKAFDDSVETPFDHKMKTLGGFLPSTKNRWCTKTLKLDVFEEFVGDDPVISYVGIRGDEDREGYISNKSTIQSIYPFRQNIWSADLVRKILDNTKINDRLAWAEENIDSEKLLRYLEVLGRPIDNIFLTDKGKLDQLINLGIEDYNKLALHVAKRENYPIGGMDGTFPLIGNNDILVLKDIFALLEDSGVGIPAYYKDIEFEVDGETATYNRSRSGCYFCFFQQKIEWVWLLEQHPELFAEASAYERGDFSWSQDESLEQLSRPERVLEIKREYIKRQKRLKNQKKFKSSKLMDILMENPEEEIGCASCFI; from the coding sequence ATGGCTACGACTAAGAGGGTGAGACATGTTTTGGGTATATCGGGAGGTAAAGATAGTGCTGCTTTAGCAATTTACATGAAAAATAATTACCCAGAGCTAGATATTGAATATTATACAGCAGATACGGGCAAGGAACTTGAAGAGACCTATCAGCTTATCAGAAATCTCGAAGTGTATCTTGGTAAGAGGATCATTAAACTCAAAGCTTTCGATGACAGTGTCGAAACGCCATTTGATCATAAAATGAAAACTCTCGGAGGGTTTCTTCCAAGTACAAAAAACCGCTGGTGTACCAAAACTTTGAAATTGGATGTATTTGAAGAATTTGTTGGTGACGATCCTGTGATTTCGTATGTAGGCATTAGAGGGGATGAAGATAGGGAGGGATATATATCTAATAAATCAACAATTCAGTCAATTTATCCATTTAGACAAAATATATGGAGCGCAGATCTTGTAAGAAAAATTCTTGATAATACAAAAATTAACGATAGACTCGCTTGGGCTGAGGAAAATATCGATTCTGAAAAATTGTTGCGATACTTAGAAGTTTTGGGGCGTCCAATAGATAACATTTTTCTCACTGACAAGGGAAAGCTTGATCAGCTTATAAATTTAGGTATAGAGGACTATAATAAACTTGCACTGCATGTAGCCAAAAGGGAAAATTACCCAATAGGGGGCATGGACGGTACATTTCCTTTGATAGGCAATAACGATATTCTTGTGCTTAAAGATATTTTTGCTTTATTAGAAGATAGTGGTGTTGGGATTCCTGCCTATTATAAGGATATCGAGTTTGAAGTAGACGGTGAAACAGCCACTTATAATAGAAGTCGGTCCGGATGTTATTTTTGTTTTTTTCAACAAAAGATAGAGTGGGTATGGCTTCTTGAGCAACATCCAGAGTTATTTGCAGAAGCTAGTGCATATGAGCGTGGTGATTTTTCTTGGAGTCAGGATGAATCGCTAGAACAGCTTAGTCGGCCAGAGCGCGTTCTTGAAATTAAACGAGAATATATAAAACGTCAGAAAAGACTTAAAAATCAGAAAAAGTTTAAGAGTTCCAAATTAATGGACATTCTGATGGAGAATCCTGAGGAAGAGATCGGTTGTGCTAGTTGCTTTATTTAA
- the istA gene encoding IS21 family transposase, whose amino-acid sequence MSQIKQLIRLYQSGSGIKTIARILGMSKNTVKSYLKKMADGGFNTEELLKQEDPLLEKSFHAGNPAYKADKFEYLKSRLDYYEKELKRTGVTKLLLWQEYIESDPTGYSYPQFNYHLRQQLVSRKGSMVIEHTAGDKLYIDFSGKKLHYIDRSTGELVACEVFVACLPFSDYAFAIAVPSQQTPDFFYALSSCLESLGGVPKAIVPDNLKAAVIRADKYEPVLNQAMEDFANHYGTAVVPARAGRPKDKSLVENQVKMIYTRVFAPLRNRQFFDIHTLNEAIKVCMLKHNQTRMQQKPYCREERFLSSEKSTLGELPKERFELKSYAELKVGDNGHIYLQRNKHYYSVPFAYIGAKVKIIYTRSMLWIYCRGKQIASHIRSYRENAYTTLAAHLKSEHQAYKNRSHETYLTRAKAHSAEFAKLLEALFERARYPEQLFRTCDGLFRLKRDFPAEEFDKACSYVLKNKLYTYYCFRNVLENGTANSQQETSVKSSLPEHANIRGRAYYAGSQPTLFDQPNDGPAIQ is encoded by the coding sequence ATGAGTCAGATAAAGCAATTAATCAGATTGTACCAGAGCGGTAGCGGGATAAAAACAATCGCCCGCATCCTTGGTATGAGCAAGAATACGGTGAAGTCCTATCTCAAAAAGATGGCCGACGGCGGTTTCAATACGGAAGAACTTCTTAAACAGGAGGATCCCCTGTTGGAAAAGTCGTTCCACGCAGGGAATCCTGCTTACAAGGCAGACAAGTTTGAGTACCTAAAAAGCCGTCTTGACTATTATGAAAAAGAACTTAAGCGTACCGGAGTTACCAAGCTGCTGCTCTGGCAGGAATATATAGAAAGTGATCCCACCGGTTATAGCTATCCACAGTTCAACTATCATTTAAGGCAACAGCTTGTCTCGCGCAAGGGCAGCATGGTGATTGAACATACCGCCGGCGATAAACTATATATTGACTTTTCCGGAAAAAAGCTCCATTATATTGACAGGTCCACCGGGGAGCTGGTCGCCTGTGAGGTATTTGTGGCCTGCCTGCCCTTTTCAGACTATGCGTTTGCAATCGCTGTACCATCTCAGCAGACCCCCGACTTTTTTTATGCACTGAGCAGCTGCCTGGAGTCTCTTGGCGGTGTGCCAAAGGCCATTGTTCCCGACAATCTCAAAGCAGCGGTCATCAGGGCCGATAAATATGAGCCGGTCCTGAACCAGGCCATGGAGGACTTTGCCAATCACTACGGCACAGCTGTGGTTCCGGCGCGTGCAGGCCGCCCAAAAGATAAATCATTGGTAGAAAATCAGGTGAAAATGATCTATACCCGTGTTTTTGCACCACTGAGAAACAGGCAGTTCTTTGATATCCATACGCTCAATGAAGCTATAAAGGTATGTATGTTAAAGCACAACCAGACCCGGATGCAGCAAAAACCATACTGTCGGGAAGAGCGGTTCTTAAGTTCCGAAAAATCAACATTGGGCGAACTTCCCAAAGAACGCTTCGAGCTGAAGAGCTACGCTGAACTCAAAGTTGGGGATAACGGACATATCTACCTGCAGCGCAATAAACACTATTACAGCGTACCCTTCGCTTATATCGGAGCAAAGGTAAAGATCATTTACACACGCAGTATGCTCTGGATCTATTGTCGGGGCAAACAGATTGCCTCGCACATACGCAGTTACAGGGAAAATGCGTACACCACTCTGGCGGCACATTTAAAGTCCGAACATCAGGCGTATAAGAACCGCTCGCATGAAACGTACCTGACAAGGGCAAAAGCACACTCTGCGGAGTTCGCCAAACTTCTGGAGGCTCTGTTTGAACGGGCACGTTATCCCGAACAGTTATTCCGTACCTGTGACGGACTGTTCAGGCTAAAACGGGATTTCCCGGCAGAAGAGTTTGACAAAGCATGCAGTTACGTACTAAAAAACAAGCTATATACCTACTACTGCTTTAGGAATGTACTTGAAAACGGAACAGCAAACAGTCAGCAGGAAACTTCCGTAAAAAGCTCCCTGCCGGAGCATGCCAATATCAGGGGGAGAGCATACTATGCAGGCAGCCAGCCGACACTGTTTGATCAGCCAAACGATGGACCGGCAATACAATGA